TTTCAGCAAGGAAACAGATTGTAATTCGCTAACTCCTTCCTCTGTAGAATTGAGTTCATGCTTTCTAATGTAACAGCGACATTTAAAATCTGCAACTGCTCATCGTGTTATACAACAGCCCGTTACAAAAGCATCGAATTGCCTTCGAATGcgcgggtggggagggaggggggggggggggggttagttccTGCCCACTGAAAAAGCCAATTTACCAAGGAGGTTTTAGAAATCACTCTGCAGGTCGTATTTATTTTACAATGGCAAATAATCCAACAGCAGGCGCAAAGACAACCAGACAAGGAAAGCCACGCATTTTTGCCGAATTGTTTTGAAGgagatcgctctctctctctctcacctgagTTTCTGTTAAACTGAGACTGTGGGCCAGTTGCTTCCGTTCGGCTCCCACCACATAGTGATTTTTCTCGAAGGCGTGCTCCAACCTCAGCAGTTGGGATGGGGAGAAGGCCGTCCGGATGCGTTTCGGTTTTCGGGCCAATGCATTGTGCAATAGAAAGCTCTCTGGGCTCGCCTCGTTGCCTGAGGATCACACAAGAAAGCAACAGCAAGAATTCAGAGCCGGCTGCTAATAGGACCAAATCCCCGCCGATTGATGTTACTGTGTCTAGGCGcctattaatatatatatattatcagTTGGAGGATAGCAATTTCTATTGAAGTTAATTAAATAGCAGAGAAAAATCTCCAACCGCTAACTTCCCCAGATCTTAGCCTCCATTTTAATATCGATTTGATGTCATTTAATTCGTTGAATACAGTATCCCTCAATGACATTAAAATAAACATATCGAACGCGCGTTctaaacccccaccccccacccccctcatccccgTCTGGTAACTCTGAACGAATCGAGAGATTGGGAGCAAAGGAGCTGTGTTTAGTTCCAGTAAAGAGCCGAGGCCGTCTGGGCCGTTACTGGAATCACCAGCAGGAAACAAGAGTCATTTTATTCACTGTACGTATTAATAGCAATGTCCTTTTAACCATTCCATGCAGGGTAAAATGTACTCGCCCATCACAGACTATTGAATATAATTAGTTTACTCTCAGAACGATTTAAAATCCTCAATCCGCAGAAGTACAAAAAACAGCGGATCGTTTAGCTTCTAATTGCACACACATCTATCAGCTGTATTTAATGTGTATAAACCTCCACAAGTCATCAACTACTTTAATAGAATAAATTAGCACacattttaaatattcattttctCGCTTTCAGAAACAAGGATGGCAAGAAACTGTTGTGGAATTCGGAAATTTCCCTGAATTAGGCACCGTGCAAATCCTGTCCTTGAGGCCTATTCCCTTTGCATTCAGCAACTGACACAGAaacgaaataaaaatagaaaaaaaaactgaCCCAAAAACGAAAATGTAAGAAAATATATACCCACTCCAAAGTGTGCTTCTTGAATCGGTACAAATTGCTCCCTGAAGCCGGGTTATGAGGGAGTGTTGTTGCTGCGGGAGCCACTGTCTGCGTCAACCCAGCACTCCACACAAAAAGGCAAACTTCAGCCCCTTCCCCGAGCTCCCGCTCCTCTGACCCcgaccaactctctctctctctgtctgcccccgcAACCCTATTGAAGGATCGGCAACCACAAACagcttccccacccaccccccaaaccacccctATCCTCACCgaccccccttccttccctccccacGACATCTCCCGAGGCCGGGTATACTGCTCCCACCCAGCTCCGGGGACAGGGGGCCGACGACAAACTACAACTCCAAACTTTCGCTCTGGTTAACTGAAGGGGGCCTGAGGAGTTGACGGCGGTCGATACGAAGAGAAGCCgcgaaaagagagagctgtcacgGTGCGTTCAGTGACGGGTTGGAAATGTCTCTAAAGTGACTAGCAGCAaatagggagagggagagaaaatagaggAGTGGAAAAATCAGTGCATTTAAAACATGGACGTACCTTGAAACCTGTGTCCCAGATATCTGTACCTGTGTATTAGCCATGGATAGAAACTCGAAGCGTCTCTTTGTTGCGATGTAAATAAGGGGTGCGGAGAATGGGATGACTGTAGAGGGTGACCAGCTAAAGCATGTGGAGGGACTGGGTGAACCGGTACTGCCGTGTTGGTTTGGTGAGAGACCGCGTCAGCAAACACCAGATCCGGGTTGGAGTAGATAGCCCTGCCGCCGGTATGAAAGCCGTTCAGGAATGGATTCACTGAGCTAGAGTTTGCATAGCTGAGGGCGGCTGGCCTTATAGGTTCCTCTGATCTCGAAGCAGGCAATGGGCTATCCTTAGCTACCAGAGATTCAATGGTGAAACACCGTTTAGGTGTTGGCTGGAACATGGTTTGCCAGTCAGTATATCctcagtgcgggagagagagaggaagaaagggcGGTTGTGCAgtacttccccccccacccccccaaaaaagtaTTACTGCTGAGATTGAAGAGAGGGTACATTAAAAGTTGGTCCGGGAACACTTTAGTACCGGTGTGTCCACATCGTCCAGAGACAATCCATCTATGCGGTCACTTTATCACACGGCTGAAAAGTTGTGCAAACGACTTGTTAGTTCATGAGCTAATTAGTGCTGATATCACATCAACAGCTTCCACTGAAGCCCTGTAATGGCTTGATGATTGGTCGCTATTACTCGCCTTGAGGTTGAGGGAAGACTCTTAAGTGCGTCAATTGCTGTTTAAACCCGGAGAGGCGGACTCCTTCCATACGGAATGGATCAAAGTAGCAGACaacaccacaccccaccccctcctcctctccccccacccccctactccgcccccccccccccctccccggaaaAAAACTCGATAAACCAGCCCCTAACTCAGACATTTAAGCAAAAACCATTTGGCTTCTCGGTATCCGAAACAAAACCCCCAATACAACCTGACAAAGGTTAGCGATTGGTAAATACCTTGATTTTTTTGTTTAACACAAAAACTACAAACACTTATGGAGGGGAGGCTGCGGCGGACACGAATTTCAATCCTACCCTCGAGTTCCCTCCAGCTCACGTCGTAACGCTCTTTAGGCATGCACCGCATCTCACAATATATAACAGTAACGCGGGGATTAGAAGGTGGGTTTAGAAATGATTCCTAAAACAACAAGTCTAAATCTCCAGGAGATGAAGAGAGCGCAGTATCCAGTACTTTCAGATCGTTCCTTGTTTTGTTTGCCGCCTCGtgtccagggacctggttcggaCTGAATCGTCTATATTTCTATTGGTCAGGTAGGGGAATTATGCTATTAGATAATTATATCGACTCTGCGCAGTCTGTGTGGTTCCTGGCTCCGTTAATGCTCCCTTCTCTTTGCTGTTATGTTAATAATTCGGGCTGCATTaagtaaacaaaaagaaaagcccTGTATCTATCACTCTCCCGCACTTAATTGCAATCCGCCGCACAGAATCCCGGAAGCGCGCATTTCCCGGATTCATTAAGGGCAGAGAATTAAATATTGAAGCATCAGTCATTTTATTCTCTTCTCCCCAACAACTGTACACGGGGAGGTTGCCTGCATCTAGGTGTGAGGAGCCCTCCTCCGTACGATCAGCCCCACAACGCGCTGCATACTCGCTAGCCCACCAATCGGACATGCAATCACAGCTGTTTTGCTATAAGGTGTCATCTGATATATTGAATTATAAATTAGACTTTGTCCATGTGCGCATCTTTGGCGTATGAAGGTAAACGGCTCAGTATTGTtgtggtgccccccccccccccactatgcaGGGTACTGTATGATTTTGGACTGTAGCAGGCagcggttgtgggggtggggggtgtgggggaagggggagtgtcgATTGCGCCTTTATACTGTATCCCATTGTCGCTCATCTTTTAATTATTGCCATAACATAGCAGCTTGTGCTGTTTCTCAAGCTGCGGCGATTAAAAGGCCTCTTTAGTTTGAAACACCGCGCTGCTTTATTCTTGTGTGTTATTATCAAAATAACAGTGACGTCAAGAACATTATTGCCAAATGGTTATTAATATTGACCATCATAATTAATTCAATAATGGCTCCGTGCAAAGCTGGGAGGGAGCCCCTTGAAGTTCAATTTTTTTGGCATTATGATGTTTTCTTCCTGGCCGATTACAAAGCGCTTTCGCTGCTCCATGTTTACAAGAACTGGAAAGAAATACAGAacgtaaaaaaatattttttttccctAAATGTGAGGCGAATATCAAAATCACCGCAACTGAAAATTGTAAAATGTTTCGGGTCTTCTCAAGGGGTTTAATGCATATGGTCTATATGAATGGGCCTTTTTAACATTGGCACAATGGAATGCACTGTTAAATGATTAAATATTATGATTTAAGACAGCGACTCGGTTAATCTTATCTTCCAATTCCATCacagagagaaaatatttctcttaTTTTTAAGGGTCAGAACTTCAGTTATGACTTAATGTTTAGTGAGAGTGACCGGGTCCACACATCAAAGCATGTTCTAGACCCATGTTGGAGTTTGGTTTGAAGTTCTAGCGTGCTATGAACCCACCCAGTTCCACACTAATCCCACAATGAAGTAGCAATTGTCAAAATCTACAGCCCCAGCTTTATAGTTTGGTGAGGGTTGAACGCTGGGCAAATTATATTTTATTTCATTCCAAATAAAAGCACCTAATATGGGTCACCGTGAATTACTTTGAATTATTCATGTATTCTCATTGACCTCAGCTATGGTTCGAATTGAAGTACAGTATTAACAGCATGGAAAATAATTTCCTTCCTAATTACTACATCATGTAATATGTTCTGAAAATAATGCAAATGGGCCTAGCTGTATATTCGGAAACAAATGACAGGCTATGCTCTCGGTACTGTTTCAGCTGTTTGTGTGGACACTCTTCCGCCCATCACCCGCTCAGTGTTACACTTCATTACAAGACAAGGATCAGGGCTAGAAAATAATTCAAATCGAAAAGAAACGCTGCCCTCTCTCTGATGCAatttacaaccaggttttgcattgacacataatttttaaaaagtgtaattTAAATATCTGTTGCCAACCAATATTTTATCAACAATAAGCGTCACAATTATTCAAACAGTAGGTTTGTAGTCTATTC
Above is a genomic segment from Mustelus asterias chromosome 11, sMusAst1.hap1.1, whole genome shotgun sequence containing:
- the emx2 gene encoding homeobox protein EMX2, producing the protein MFQPTPKRCFTIESLVAKDSPLPASRSEEPIRPAALSYANSSSVNPFLNGFHTGGRAIYSNPDLVFADAVSHQTNTAVPVHPVPPHALAGHPLQSSHSPHPLFTSQQRDASSFYPWLIHRYRYLGHRFQGNEASPESFLLHNALARKPKRIRTAFSPSQLLRLEHAFEKNHYVVGAERKQLAHSLSLTETQVKVWFQNRRTKFKRQKLEEEGTDAQQKKKGTHHVNRWRLATKQASPEEIDVTSDD